A genomic stretch from Sebastes fasciatus isolate fSebFas1 chromosome 23, fSebFas1.pri, whole genome shotgun sequence includes:
- the ppp6r2a gene encoding serine/threonine-protein phosphatase 6 regulatory subunit 2a isoform X17 has translation MFWKFDLHTTSHIDQLLDREDVTLRELMEEDDVLQECKAQNRRLLLFLSQDQCMQELVSLITTEPPADLEERSRFKFPNIACELLTSDVSIINDKLGADDSLLEVLYHFLEQDPPLNPLLASFFSKTIGNLIARKTEQVITFLKKKEGFIGLVLKHIDASAMMDLLLRLISCVEPAPLRQEVLHWLNEEKLVQRLTELIHTGKDEERQSNASQTLCDIIRLSRDQANQMQENMEADPLLAVLESQDSVAGLVKNMFEGERSEASIVNGTQVLLTLLETRRSGLEGLMDLYSQGYERSYTVNSSILNAIEPHLKDFQQLLLDPPKKSAILTTVGILEQPLGNARLHVARLVAALLQTSAPSICQELCNLATMDLLLDLFFKYSWNNFLHFQVELCVAAILNHPSSDERPSPVLLNHDGGPAASNPESQGEAVETGRTSDPQTSIHNALVAHLFQKCYLVQRILDAWEENDKIQGEGGTRRGNMGHLTRIANMVVQNLEKGPVQVQITDLIKELPEDCRGRWESFVDETLRETNRRNTVELVSTHNMHSSSEDDDMESPFPNDLSLQQIQQMTANFVDQFGFNDEEFSEHDENINATFDRIAEINFNLDADDNSANAAAFEACCKERIRQFDDAEEEEDIWEEKEMNYATQAKSRTRFGVSQTSEESSRSSMENGGRERDHGSESDEEEDSEQNISDNGPGPGWTANFRESGGTAASQTPAAWDSSSRSGAGETQGSGWANFTEFQPFSGTETEPRSSSPVDSAGSDADKQAKQNHDKGDVSASSDAWPVGEGRKAPIVASDSSSSGGSDSEEDDKNAAAAAAAAAAPPAAAVVAASETAGAPGNKTADLKSEECPVSLEKLSLSDPPKASEQQPAEESPVTTQTDRKEETPPPQQEVSVNGPV, from the exons ATGTTTTGGAAGTTCGACCTGCACACCACCTCCCACATCGACCAGCTGCTGGACAGGGAGGACGTGACGCTGAGAGAGCTGATGGAGGAGGACGACGTCCTGCAGGAGTGCAAAGCCCAGAACCGCCGGCTGCTACTCTTCCTCTCCCAGGACCAGTGCATGCAGGAGCTGGTCAGCCTCATCACCACGGAGCCGCCCGCcgacctggaggagaggagccgGTTTAA GTTTCCCAACATTGCTTGTGAGCTGCTGACATCAGATGTGTCCATTATAAACGATAAGCTGGGCGCGGACGACTCTCTCCTCGAGGTGCTCTATCACTTCCTGGAGCAAGACCCACCCCTCAACCCGCTACTGGCCAGCTTCTTCAGCAAAACCATCGGCAATCTCATTGCCAGGAAAACCGAACAG gTGATTACCTTTCTAAAGAAAAAGGAAGGCTTCATCGGTCTGGTGCTGAAACATATTGACGCCTCTGCCATGATGGACCTGCTGCTTCGCCTCATCAGTTGTGTGGAGCCTGCCCCCTTGAGGCAGGAGGTCCTCCAT TGGCTGAATGAGGAGAAGTTGGTACAAAGACTCACAGAGCTCATCCATACTGGTAAAGATGAAGAG AGACAATCAAATGCATCCCAAACGCTTTGCGACATCATCCGCCTTAGTCGAGACCAGGCCAATCAGATGCAGGAGAACATGGAGGCCGACCCACTATTGGCTGTGCTAGAGTC GCAGGACAGTGTAGCGGGGCTCGTCAAGAACATGTTCGAGGGGGAGAGGAGTGAGGCCTCCATTGTTAACGGAACTCAAGTGCTACTTACCTTACTGGAGACCAGGAGGTCTGG GTTGGAAGGGCTGATGGATCTGTATTCTCAGGGTTATGAAAGGTCTTACACTGTCAACAGCAGTATTTTAAATGCCATTGAGCCCCATTTAAAGGACTTCCAGCAGCTTCTTCTGGATCCCCCCAAG AAAAGTGCAATATTGACGACCGTTGGCATTCTAGAGCAGCCACTGGGGAACGCCCGCCTTCACGTGGCCCGGCTGGTGGCCGCCCTGCTGCAGACCAGTGCCCCCAGTATCTGCCAGGAGCTCTGCAATCTCGCCACCATGGACCTACTACTG GATCTGTTCTTCAAATACTCCTGGAATAACTTTTTGCACTTCCAAGTGGAGCTGTGCGTGGCGGCTATCCTAAACCACCCTTCCTCGGATGAGCGGCCCAGCCCCGTCCTCCTGAACCACGACGGGGGGCCTGCAGCGTCCAACCCTGAGTCGCAGGGGGAGGCAGTGGAGACAGGCAGGACCAGCGACCCACAGACCTCCATCCACAATGCCCTCGTAGCACAT CTCTTCCAGAAGTGTTACCTGGTACAGAGGATCCTTGACGCCTGGGAGGAGAACGATAAAATACA GGGTGAGGGCGGCACCAGGAGAGGCAACATGGGTCATCTGACCAGAATTGCCAACATGGTGGTTCAGAACCTGGAGAAAGGACCAGTACAGGTCCAGATCACTGACCTCATCAAAG AGCTGCCAGAAGACTGCAGAGGTCGCTGGGAGAGCTTCGTGGACGAGACCCTGAGAGAGACTAACAGGAGGAACACGGTAGAGCTG GTAAGCACCCACAACATGCACTCGTCCAGTGAAGACGACGACATGGAGAGCCCCTTCCCCAACGACCTGTCTCTCCAGCAG ATCCAACAGATGACCGCCAACTTTGTGGATCAGTTTGGCTTCAATGACGAGGAGTTCAGCGAGCATGATGAGAACATCAA CGCCACATTTGACAGAATTGCCGAAATAAACTTCAATCTAGATGCTGATGATAATAGT GCCAATGCGGCTGCTTTTGAAGCCTGCTGTAAAGAGAGGATACGCCAGTTTGATGAtgctgaagaagaggaggacatttgggaggagaaggagatgaaCTATGCAACACAAGCTAAATCCAGAACAAG GTTCGGGGTCTCCCAAACCTCGGAGGAAAGCTCCAGGAGCAGCATGGAGAACGGAGGCAGGGAGCGGGACCACGGATCTGaatctgatgaggaggaggactcTGAGCAGAACATATCAGATAATG GTCCAGGCCCAGGCTGGACAGCAAATTTCAGGGAATCTGGAGGGACTGCAGCATCCCAGACCCCAGCAGCGTGGGACAGCTCATCGAGGAGTGGAGCAGGGGAGACGCAGGGAAGTGGCTGGGCCAACTTCACTGAGTTCCAGCCTTTCTCCGG TACAGAGACTGAGCCCAGGAGCAGCTCTCCTGTGGACTCGGCCGGCAGTGATGCAGATAAACAAGCCAAACAAAACCACGACAAGGGTG ACGTCAGTGCCTCCTCTGATGCTTGGCCGGTGGGAGAAGGGAGGAAGGCTCCCATCGTGGCCTCGGACAGCAGCTCCTCCGGGGGATCCGACAGCGAGGAGGACGACAAAaatgccgccgccgccgccgccgctgctgctgctcctcccgCCGCAGCAGTCGTCGCCGCCTCGGAAACAGCCGGTGCCCCCGGCAACAAGACAGCTGACCTCAAAAG CGAGGAGTGTCCAGTGTCTCTGGAGAAACTCTCTCTGTCAGATCCTCCTAAAGCGTCGGAGCAGCAGCCTGCTGAGGAATCACCCGTAACCACACAGACCGACAGGAA AGAGGAAACGCCACCGCCCCAGCAGGAAGTGTCGGTCAACGGGCCGGTCTGA
- the ppp6r2a gene encoding serine/threonine-protein phosphatase 6 regulatory subunit 2a isoform X2: MFWKFDLHTTSHIDQLLDREDVTLRELMEEDDVLQECKAQNRRLLLFLSQDQCMQELVSLITTEPPADLEERSRFKFPNIACELLTSDVSIINDKLGADDSLLEVLYHFLEQDPPLNPLLASFFSKTIGNLIARKTEQVITFLKKKEGFIGLVLKHIDASAMMDLLLRLISCVEPAPLRQEVLHWLNEEKLVQRLTELIHTGKDEERQSNASQTLCDIIRLSRDQANQMQENMEADPLLAVLESQDSVAGLVKNMFEGERSEASIVNGTQVLLTLLETRRSGLEGLMDLYSQGYERSYTVNSSILNAIEPHLKDFQQLLLDPPKKSAILTTVGILEQPLGNARLHVARLVAALLQTSAPSICQELCNLATMDLLLDLFFKYSWNNFLHFQVELCVAAILNHPSSDERPSPVLLNHDGGPAASNPESQGEAVETGRTSDPQTSIHNALVAHLFQKCYLVQRILDAWEENDKIQGEGGTRRGNMGHLTRIANMVVQNLEKGPVQVQITDLIKELPEDCRGRWESFVDETLRETNRRNTVELVSTHNMHSSSEDDDMESPFPNDLSLQQAFSDYQIQQMTANFVDQFGFNDEEFSEHDENINATFDRIAEINFNLDADDNSANAAAFEACCKERIRQFDDAEEEEDIWEEKEMNYATQAKSRTRFGVSQTSEESSRSSMENGGRERDHGSESDEEEDSEQNISDNGTSEDSNYQQNTSDNGRSEDSSYQQNTSDNGPGPGWTANFRESGGTAASQTPAAWDSSSRSGAGETQGSGWANFTEFQPFSGTETEPRSSSPVDSAGSDADKQAKQNHDKGDVSASSDAWPVGEGRKAPIVASDSSSSGGSDSEEDDKNAAAAAAAAAAPPAAAVVAASETAGAPGNKTADLKSEECPVSLEKLSLSDPPKASEQQPAEESPVTTQTDRKEETPPPQQEVSVNGPV; this comes from the exons ATGTTTTGGAAGTTCGACCTGCACACCACCTCCCACATCGACCAGCTGCTGGACAGGGAGGACGTGACGCTGAGAGAGCTGATGGAGGAGGACGACGTCCTGCAGGAGTGCAAAGCCCAGAACCGCCGGCTGCTACTCTTCCTCTCCCAGGACCAGTGCATGCAGGAGCTGGTCAGCCTCATCACCACGGAGCCGCCCGCcgacctggaggagaggagccgGTTTAA GTTTCCCAACATTGCTTGTGAGCTGCTGACATCAGATGTGTCCATTATAAACGATAAGCTGGGCGCGGACGACTCTCTCCTCGAGGTGCTCTATCACTTCCTGGAGCAAGACCCACCCCTCAACCCGCTACTGGCCAGCTTCTTCAGCAAAACCATCGGCAATCTCATTGCCAGGAAAACCGAACAG gTGATTACCTTTCTAAAGAAAAAGGAAGGCTTCATCGGTCTGGTGCTGAAACATATTGACGCCTCTGCCATGATGGACCTGCTGCTTCGCCTCATCAGTTGTGTGGAGCCTGCCCCCTTGAGGCAGGAGGTCCTCCAT TGGCTGAATGAGGAGAAGTTGGTACAAAGACTCACAGAGCTCATCCATACTGGTAAAGATGAAGAG AGACAATCAAATGCATCCCAAACGCTTTGCGACATCATCCGCCTTAGTCGAGACCAGGCCAATCAGATGCAGGAGAACATGGAGGCCGACCCACTATTGGCTGTGCTAGAGTC GCAGGACAGTGTAGCGGGGCTCGTCAAGAACATGTTCGAGGGGGAGAGGAGTGAGGCCTCCATTGTTAACGGAACTCAAGTGCTACTTACCTTACTGGAGACCAGGAGGTCTGG GTTGGAAGGGCTGATGGATCTGTATTCTCAGGGTTATGAAAGGTCTTACACTGTCAACAGCAGTATTTTAAATGCCATTGAGCCCCATTTAAAGGACTTCCAGCAGCTTCTTCTGGATCCCCCCAAG AAAAGTGCAATATTGACGACCGTTGGCATTCTAGAGCAGCCACTGGGGAACGCCCGCCTTCACGTGGCCCGGCTGGTGGCCGCCCTGCTGCAGACCAGTGCCCCCAGTATCTGCCAGGAGCTCTGCAATCTCGCCACCATGGACCTACTACTG GATCTGTTCTTCAAATACTCCTGGAATAACTTTTTGCACTTCCAAGTGGAGCTGTGCGTGGCGGCTATCCTAAACCACCCTTCCTCGGATGAGCGGCCCAGCCCCGTCCTCCTGAACCACGACGGGGGGCCTGCAGCGTCCAACCCTGAGTCGCAGGGGGAGGCAGTGGAGACAGGCAGGACCAGCGACCCACAGACCTCCATCCACAATGCCCTCGTAGCACAT CTCTTCCAGAAGTGTTACCTGGTACAGAGGATCCTTGACGCCTGGGAGGAGAACGATAAAATACA GGGTGAGGGCGGCACCAGGAGAGGCAACATGGGTCATCTGACCAGAATTGCCAACATGGTGGTTCAGAACCTGGAGAAAGGACCAGTACAGGTCCAGATCACTGACCTCATCAAAG AGCTGCCAGAAGACTGCAGAGGTCGCTGGGAGAGCTTCGTGGACGAGACCCTGAGAGAGACTAACAGGAGGAACACGGTAGAGCTG GTAAGCACCCACAACATGCACTCGTCCAGTGAAGACGACGACATGGAGAGCCCCTTCCCCAACGACCTGTCTCTCCAGCAG GCCTTCTCTGACTATCAGATCCAACAGATGACCGCCAACTTTGTGGATCAGTTTGGCTTCAATGACGAGGAGTTCAGCGAGCATGATGAGAACATCAA CGCCACATTTGACAGAATTGCCGAAATAAACTTCAATCTAGATGCTGATGATAATAGT GCCAATGCGGCTGCTTTTGAAGCCTGCTGTAAAGAGAGGATACGCCAGTTTGATGAtgctgaagaagaggaggacatttgggaggagaaggagatgaaCTATGCAACACAAGCTAAATCCAGAACAAG GTTCGGGGTCTCCCAAACCTCGGAGGAAAGCTCCAGGAGCAGCATGGAGAACGGAGGCAGGGAGCGGGACCACGGATCTGaatctgatgaggaggaggactcTGAGCAGAACATATCAGATAATGGTACATCAGAGGACAGCAACTACCAACAGAACACATCAGATAATGGTAGATCAGAGGACAGCAGCTACCAACAGAACACATCAGATAATG GTCCAGGCCCAGGCTGGACAGCAAATTTCAGGGAATCTGGAGGGACTGCAGCATCCCAGACCCCAGCAGCGTGGGACAGCTCATCGAGGAGTGGAGCAGGGGAGACGCAGGGAAGTGGCTGGGCCAACTTCACTGAGTTCCAGCCTTTCTCCGG TACAGAGACTGAGCCCAGGAGCAGCTCTCCTGTGGACTCGGCCGGCAGTGATGCAGATAAACAAGCCAAACAAAACCACGACAAGGGTG ACGTCAGTGCCTCCTCTGATGCTTGGCCGGTGGGAGAAGGGAGGAAGGCTCCCATCGTGGCCTCGGACAGCAGCTCCTCCGGGGGATCCGACAGCGAGGAGGACGACAAAaatgccgccgccgccgccgccgctgctgctgctcctcccgCCGCAGCAGTCGTCGCCGCCTCGGAAACAGCCGGTGCCCCCGGCAACAAGACAGCTGACCTCAAAAG CGAGGAGTGTCCAGTGTCTCTGGAGAAACTCTCTCTGTCAGATCCTCCTAAAGCGTCGGAGCAGCAGCCTGCTGAGGAATCACCCGTAACCACACAGACCGACAGGAA AGAGGAAACGCCACCGCCCCAGCAGGAAGTGTCGGTCAACGGGCCGGTCTGA
- the ppp6r2a gene encoding serine/threonine-protein phosphatase 6 regulatory subunit 2a isoform X15: MFWKFDLHTTSHIDQLLDREDVTLRELMEEDDVLQECKAQNRRLLLFLSQDQCMQELVSLITTEPPADLEERSRFKFPNIACELLTSDVSIINDKLGADDSLLEVLYHFLEQDPPLNPLLASFFSKTIGNLIARKTEQVITFLKKKEGFIGLVLKHIDASAMMDLLLRLISCVEPAPLRQEVLHWLNEEKLVQRLTELIHTGKDEERQSNASQTLCDIIRLSRDQANQMQENMEADPLLAVLESQDSVAGLVKNMFEGERSEASIVNGTQVLLTLLETRRSGLEGLMDLYSQGYERSYTVNSSILNAIEPHLKDFQQLLLDPPKKSAILTTVGILEQPLGNARLHVARLVAALLQTSAPSICQELCNLATMDLLLDLFFKYSWNNFLHFQVELCVAAILNHPSSDERPSPVLLNHDGGPAASNPESQGEAVETGRTSDPQTSIHNALVAHLFQKCYLVQRILDAWEENDKIQGEGGTRRGNMGHLTRIANMVVQNLEKGPVQVQITDLIKELPEDCRGRWESFVDETLRETNRRNTVSTHNMHSSSEDDDMESPFPNDLSLQQAFSDYQIQQMTANFVDQFGFNDEEFSEHDENINATFDRIAEINFNLDADDNSANAAAFEACCKERIRQFDDAEEEEDIWEEKEMNYATQAKSRTRFGVSQTSEESSRSSMENGGRERDHGSESDEEEDSEQNISDNGPGPGWTANFRESGGTAASQTPAAWDSSSRSGAGETQGSGWANFTEFQPFSGTETEPRSSSPVDSAGSDADKQAKQNHDKGDVSASSDAWPVGEGRKAPIVASDSSSSGGSDSEEDDKNAAAAAAAAAAPPAAAVVAASETAGAPGNKTADLKSEECPVSLEKLSLSDPPKASEQQPAEESPVTTQTDRKEETPPPQQEVSVNGPV; the protein is encoded by the exons ATGTTTTGGAAGTTCGACCTGCACACCACCTCCCACATCGACCAGCTGCTGGACAGGGAGGACGTGACGCTGAGAGAGCTGATGGAGGAGGACGACGTCCTGCAGGAGTGCAAAGCCCAGAACCGCCGGCTGCTACTCTTCCTCTCCCAGGACCAGTGCATGCAGGAGCTGGTCAGCCTCATCACCACGGAGCCGCCCGCcgacctggaggagaggagccgGTTTAA GTTTCCCAACATTGCTTGTGAGCTGCTGACATCAGATGTGTCCATTATAAACGATAAGCTGGGCGCGGACGACTCTCTCCTCGAGGTGCTCTATCACTTCCTGGAGCAAGACCCACCCCTCAACCCGCTACTGGCCAGCTTCTTCAGCAAAACCATCGGCAATCTCATTGCCAGGAAAACCGAACAG gTGATTACCTTTCTAAAGAAAAAGGAAGGCTTCATCGGTCTGGTGCTGAAACATATTGACGCCTCTGCCATGATGGACCTGCTGCTTCGCCTCATCAGTTGTGTGGAGCCTGCCCCCTTGAGGCAGGAGGTCCTCCAT TGGCTGAATGAGGAGAAGTTGGTACAAAGACTCACAGAGCTCATCCATACTGGTAAAGATGAAGAG AGACAATCAAATGCATCCCAAACGCTTTGCGACATCATCCGCCTTAGTCGAGACCAGGCCAATCAGATGCAGGAGAACATGGAGGCCGACCCACTATTGGCTGTGCTAGAGTC GCAGGACAGTGTAGCGGGGCTCGTCAAGAACATGTTCGAGGGGGAGAGGAGTGAGGCCTCCATTGTTAACGGAACTCAAGTGCTACTTACCTTACTGGAGACCAGGAGGTCTGG GTTGGAAGGGCTGATGGATCTGTATTCTCAGGGTTATGAAAGGTCTTACACTGTCAACAGCAGTATTTTAAATGCCATTGAGCCCCATTTAAAGGACTTCCAGCAGCTTCTTCTGGATCCCCCCAAG AAAAGTGCAATATTGACGACCGTTGGCATTCTAGAGCAGCCACTGGGGAACGCCCGCCTTCACGTGGCCCGGCTGGTGGCCGCCCTGCTGCAGACCAGTGCCCCCAGTATCTGCCAGGAGCTCTGCAATCTCGCCACCATGGACCTACTACTG GATCTGTTCTTCAAATACTCCTGGAATAACTTTTTGCACTTCCAAGTGGAGCTGTGCGTGGCGGCTATCCTAAACCACCCTTCCTCGGATGAGCGGCCCAGCCCCGTCCTCCTGAACCACGACGGGGGGCCTGCAGCGTCCAACCCTGAGTCGCAGGGGGAGGCAGTGGAGACAGGCAGGACCAGCGACCCACAGACCTCCATCCACAATGCCCTCGTAGCACAT CTCTTCCAGAAGTGTTACCTGGTACAGAGGATCCTTGACGCCTGGGAGGAGAACGATAAAATACA GGGTGAGGGCGGCACCAGGAGAGGCAACATGGGTCATCTGACCAGAATTGCCAACATGGTGGTTCAGAACCTGGAGAAAGGACCAGTACAGGTCCAGATCACTGACCTCATCAAAG AGCTGCCAGAAGACTGCAGAGGTCGCTGGGAGAGCTTCGTGGACGAGACCCTGAGAGAGACTAACAGGAGGAACACG GTAAGCACCCACAACATGCACTCGTCCAGTGAAGACGACGACATGGAGAGCCCCTTCCCCAACGACCTGTCTCTCCAGCAG GCCTTCTCTGACTATCAGATCCAACAGATGACCGCCAACTTTGTGGATCAGTTTGGCTTCAATGACGAGGAGTTCAGCGAGCATGATGAGAACATCAA CGCCACATTTGACAGAATTGCCGAAATAAACTTCAATCTAGATGCTGATGATAATAGT GCCAATGCGGCTGCTTTTGAAGCCTGCTGTAAAGAGAGGATACGCCAGTTTGATGAtgctgaagaagaggaggacatttgggaggagaaggagatgaaCTATGCAACACAAGCTAAATCCAGAACAAG GTTCGGGGTCTCCCAAACCTCGGAGGAAAGCTCCAGGAGCAGCATGGAGAACGGAGGCAGGGAGCGGGACCACGGATCTGaatctgatgaggaggaggactcTGAGCAGAACATATCAGATAATG GTCCAGGCCCAGGCTGGACAGCAAATTTCAGGGAATCTGGAGGGACTGCAGCATCCCAGACCCCAGCAGCGTGGGACAGCTCATCGAGGAGTGGAGCAGGGGAGACGCAGGGAAGTGGCTGGGCCAACTTCACTGAGTTCCAGCCTTTCTCCGG TACAGAGACTGAGCCCAGGAGCAGCTCTCCTGTGGACTCGGCCGGCAGTGATGCAGATAAACAAGCCAAACAAAACCACGACAAGGGTG ACGTCAGTGCCTCCTCTGATGCTTGGCCGGTGGGAGAAGGGAGGAAGGCTCCCATCGTGGCCTCGGACAGCAGCTCCTCCGGGGGATCCGACAGCGAGGAGGACGACAAAaatgccgccgccgccgccgccgctgctgctgctcctcccgCCGCAGCAGTCGTCGCCGCCTCGGAAACAGCCGGTGCCCCCGGCAACAAGACAGCTGACCTCAAAAG CGAGGAGTGTCCAGTGTCTCTGGAGAAACTCTCTCTGTCAGATCCTCCTAAAGCGTCGGAGCAGCAGCCTGCTGAGGAATCACCCGTAACCACACAGACCGACAGGAA AGAGGAAACGCCACCGCCCCAGCAGGAAGTGTCGGTCAACGGGCCGGTCTGA